Genomic segment of Planctomycetaceae bacterium:
GCAATGCCTCGCGACGAACAGCAACTTTCCTGCTCATCCGGCCGACCGAATCCACTTCGGCGGAATGAGACCGCGTCGAAGGGGATGCTCACGATGCTCACGATGCTCATCGCGATCACAATCACAGACTCACGACAACGACGGCAACACGGCGTGGTTTCCAACAAGCAGACAGCACACCACACCACAGGGATTACTGTAGTACGGACTCGTTGATGAAACCTTTGAAGACCTGTACCAGAGCTGCGGGACGGGTTTTGAAATTGCGGCGATAGCTGTCTCTGATCAGTTCCAGAAACTCCAGGTTCAGTTCCTCGTCGCGACGAAGCTGGAAGCAATCCATGCTCCAGTCCGGAAAACCCCGATAATCCAGACTTTCATCGAAGAGATATTCCATTGCACGGTGACGGTTGTCTGCTTTCAGTTTAGCCGTCAGCTTTCGTAGTTGTGATTCTTCACCTTCCAGAAACTGAAGAAAACGACCGTTCTGATGGAACATGACGCCCGTAATTCCATTGGCGGCGTTGTTACGTTTGGCCACTTCCAGAATGTCGCTCAGATCCTTCGTCAGCGAATTCTGATTGCCCGTGTATTCACTCGTATAAACCAGCAAATGCAGGTCATCGTTCATTTCTGTGTCCCCCCAAGCTGAGAAGTGAAGCTTCTCCAGACGCAAACGTAGCATTCCCGACACAGAATTCCTGGAAAAATTTCTGGTGCCAGGGGTTTTCACTACTTCCTGCGGATGCCGCCTTTCCGAAATTTGCAGGCGTCGCCCGATGAGCTGTCAACGGAACGAATGAATCGCGCTGGAGAGTAAAGGGGCTCACTGACTTTTCGGAGAATTCGATTCCCACTGACGCGGCATCTTTCCGGTCCTACTCCCGGCTTCAATTGGATGGCTGTTTTGTCGCGCGTATGAGCTGATGCTTCTGACTAATCACTGGTGGAGTCAACGAACAACATCGCTGTGTTATGGTCCGTCGGCTTTGATTGATGTAATGCGGAAGTGGCTGCCTTCCATGGCGAACCATATTCAGGAGTTCCAATCGCGCACGACTCGCTATGCACGTTCGCGTGGCTTTCAGGGAATTATTTGCGGACACATCCATGCCCCCAGACATGAAACACTGGACGGAGTGACATACTTTAACATCGGCGACTGGATCGAAAGCTGCACGGCGCTGGTTGAAGAGAACGATGGCCGCATGTGGTTGCTCAGGGACCGCGCAGATCCCGTCGCCTGGCCAGCGTCCTGGGGTTAACTTAGCTCAGCTTGGCAGTCTGTTGAAGAACAGGACTGGCTCGAGCAGAAGACCTTGAAACACCACGGTTCACAGTCGTCCTGCTCGCCTGCCCCGGTTCTTCAACGGACAGTTAATGGCGAATCTGCGATGCCCGGTGTTTTCGATCGCGGGCATTTGCGTTGCACTTCATCGCGATGGGGCACCGTAGCCGCCGTGACTGGTTCATCGGAGATGCCAGAAGCAGTTCTTTTGCTCATCCAGCTGACCAAACCTGTTTCGCCTGCTAAAGTCAGATGGCAAGAGACCCTGTTCAGGTTTTTCGCTGTGTAACAATCGTTGTGTATCGATCGGGGTGGATCGGGTTTCGATCCGGCGAAACTCGACGAGTCACGACGGCGCGTGTTTCTTCCGCTCCCCATTTCGGAGTCATCAGATGTCTGCCCGATCGCCGTATACCCATTCTCTCGATCGCCGTAATGTGCTCAGGACGATGTGTGCCTCCGCCGCCGGCGCGGTCGCCTGGACAGGTCTGCATTTGAGCGCTCAGGCCGGAACTGCAAACAAATCGTTGGCAGTTCCGAAATTTGAATTGCTGGACCTGAAGACATTCAGCCTTCCGGACGACCGATATTATGGCTGGCCGACTGTCGCCCGACAGAAGAACGGGCGGCTCCTCGTAGTTGCGTCCGGAGGTCGAGAACGCCATGTCTGCCCGTTTGGCAGAGTCGATTTGATCCAGTCAGATGACAGCGGCGATACGTGGTCGTTCGCCCGCACAATTGCCGACGGTCCTATTGATGATCGTGATGCTGGTATCATCGAAACGTCGCACGGTACGCTTCTGGCAACCACCTTTACATCCCTCGCCTATTTGCCGACTTTGCAAAAAGCCATCGAATCGGCAGGCACCGATAAACCGCTGATGAAGCCCGAACAGCTGGCTCGATGGCAGGCAGCTCACCGTCGACTTCCGGAGGGGCAACACAAGGAACACACGGCTTGCTGGCTGTTGCGATCTGAAGACAATGGGCTTTCGTGGTCCAGCCCCTATCGTTGCCCGGTCAACAGTCCGCACGGTCCGATTAATCTGTCGGACGGCACTCTCTTGTATGCAGGTAAAATGTTGTGGGAAGAACCCAACAAGGTGGGTGTTTGCCGCTCCGAAGATGATGGACGGACGTGGAAGTGGCTGGCCGATATCCCGACGCGTCCTGGTGATGATCACAAAAACTATCACGAACTGCACGCAGTGGAAGCATCTGACGGACGTTTAGTCGTTCACATCCGAAACCACAACAAGACGAACGCCGGAGAGACACTTCAGTGTCATTCAACCGACGGTGGCTTGACCTGGTCCATGCCCGCTTCGATTGGTGTGTGGGGAATGCCCTCACATTTGATGAAATTAAAAGACGGGCGTCTCCTGATGAGTTATGGTCACCGACGAAAACCGCTGGGAAATCAAATTCGACTCAGCAGTGACAACGGCGAATCCTGGTCTGAGGCTATTGTGCTGTACGGCGATGGAGCAACCGGCGACCTCGGATATCCTTCAACCGTGGAATTCGACGACGGTCGCCTTCTGACTGTGTGGTACGAACTCATGCCCGAAACCGGCATGTCTCAACTCCGTGCTGCGCGATGGAAGCTCGTTGATTGAAGCCTGCACCTGCTTGTCTGTTCTCTCTCATCCAACGACGGTTGAAGATGGATTTCGAGACTAAATCTGCAGTTTTGGTTGCGGGTACGTCTGGTTGATGTGTTCGATGAAAGTCTGCCAGGTTCTGTTGAACGAATCGAGCCGGTCCTTTTTCTTGTCTTCGTCGAGCAAGCTTTGTCGGATGGAATTCCTGGCCAGCTCTCTCAACGTCATCAGATCCAGATCCCACGCCATGCAAACGGTCCAGAAGTCGTAACTAAGCCCGTCGTTGCCAAGAATGCAGGGGTCATCTGAGGAAATCACGCAGGTGAGCCCGCGTCGAATATATCCGTTGGCTGGATGCAGGCGCACATCCGCCACATAGCCGAGTGTCTGATTACTAATCGGGCAGACTTCCAGCGTTGTCGGGCCGGCTCGAAATTCCTGTTCAAGAGACGGGAACAGGTACAGGTTGATGCCGTGTCCAATTCGCCGAGTCCCCAGAACATGTGCATCGACAAGGTTCTCGTCGTCGGCCCAGTCACTTTCACCGTCATGCAACAGGAGTGTTGGGAATGGGTGGCCCTGTTCCTGGCAGACGTTCATCAGGGCAGGCCAGATGTTCAGCAGTTGCGAGGTGGGGGAATTGTCCGTTTCCTGACCGACCAGATCATAGCCGACAAACAGATGAGGGAATTTCTTCATGACGTCGATTGCATTTCGGAAGTTTCTGACCATGTCTTCCGTGCTGGCCCCGCGCCAATCGCTGGCGATCAGGCGAAGATCGAATTCCGGGAATTTCTGACGAACGGAATTCATCGCTTCGACATAATTGGAAATCGCGCGTTCCTTTGGAAATGGTTTGCCATCGCTGGAATAGAGGATCGGAAAACCTGTTCGCAGTTCCACGTACATCACACCGTCATTCGCCAGCGTCAGAAATGCGTCTTCAAAGTATTCTCGATAAGCCTGGTCATTGGACAGGATACTGCCCAGACGAAGAAAGCAGTTATTGAACTCGAACCATCGGTCGCGCGTGCGTGGATCTTCCGCCCCGATCGTCAGCAGTTGCAGGAGTTTGCTGGGAAGATCAGGTGTCGTGGCCAGTGCTTCACGGATTGGAATGAATCCTGCCGGAGCTGCGCCCGTCTGACTGAACCGAATCTCTCCGACCAGATGCTGCAGGAAGCCATTTGCATAGGTACTCTCCGGCCAGCAGATGTAGCAATCCTCTCGACGAAGGCACTCCTGAACCAACCATTCTGCACGCCCTCCTGCCGTGCTGTGAATATGCAGAGCTCCACCTTTGGGCATGCGTCGAATGATTTGAAAGACCTCCGATTTTTCAATCAACGGTTTGGCCTGATGGAAAGCGATCATCGGCGGAAACTCGTTCTTCTCCCGATAGTCATTGATTTCCAACGCCTGCAGGTGACCGAACCTGCGTGCAGCAGCCTCTTCTTCGGGAGTTGTTTCGAGAGGATCGGGGAACCGCATGCTCCGATCAGCTTCCAGCAGCGTCTGCCTGTGGTCGACGATTTTCTGACGGATGGGGTCAACGCTCATCGGCTCTGCCTGAGCGGGTTCCTGTCCCTCGGCAACAGAACCAGAAGCAGGCGACTTGTTCAGTTCCGTCCCGGCTGACTGACTGACAGCCCCCCCGCAGCCAGGTATTGCCAGGACAAGTAAACACAGTTGCACTGCTGTCGTCATTAAATAAGTGGACAGCACGCATCGGAAATTTCCGGGATGTCCGTCAGTCGTCGAGAAGCAATCAGGCACGACGGTTCTTTCTTTTGGGGCATTCAGGCGAATACGGCGGCGATTCAATTCTGTGGAAGTTGGCCTGTATTCCGGCATAGATCGCCATGGGTTGTCAAACGTCATACTGAGCGTTTCCAGAGAGTTCACCGACTTGTGATTTGCACGGCGCCGTGGGTTGCACCTACCCACGCGAGTGTAAAAAATGCGTCCGCAAAACAGCGACCTCCTTTGGATCAGAGTCATCAATAAGTGCAGTCTTCAGGAATCTGCACACGAGTCCATTGGTTTGCACGACGAATGGTGCGGTCCGTCTCGTGTATGGCTGCCAGCTTTGAACCTATTCGCATGAATTTGTAGAGGACTTAATACATGGACGCTGGTGTTTTGCAGCTACACGGTGGCACCGAAGAAACGCATTTTGACGAGCTCTTCCGCGACTACCTGAAGCTGAAACCTGCGCCTGATCTGACAATTCAATCTCCGGTGGCACAACTTCAACCACTTTCGCTCATCATTCCAACGGCACTCAATCAATCCGTGAAACATGGAGTCCTGCTGCGCGTACTGCGAGGCATTGAAGCATCCCAGTGCATCCGCCAGGTCGTGCTCGTTCAGGCGGAATCATCGGACGGGCCTGGAGCACGAGAGGCAGAGCTTCAATCGCAAATCAGCGAACTACTTCAACAGGCCGGAAAAGAAGTCGTGTGGCAGTCCTGTGAACCTAATCGGCGCGGTGCGGCGCGCAACATTGGTCGAGCCGCAGCGACAGAAGAATTGTTGATGTTCCTGGATGACGACATGCTGCTCCGTGACTGGCGAGTCGTTGACGTCATTGTCTCCGAATTACTGGCCGGCCAGTTTGACGCCGCCATGTTTCCGGCTCGGCACTATATGCGTTACCCCCGCATCCATGATGACACCAAACTGACTCAGGCCATCGCACGATGGAGATCGGATTCCCTGAACGTTGTCGCGGACGAGGTCTTTGATCCTGTCGCGGAAGGGGAAAAGTTTCAGACCATGGGCTTCTGTTTTCCCGGCTGCTTCATGGTCATACATGGGGCCGCGTATGATACCTGCGGAGGGTTTGCAGATTTCCTGGGTTGGGGGTTTGAAGATTCAGTGATGGCCGTTGCGGCTGCACGACGACTTCGCATTATGAACCTGTTCCATCGTGTCGAAGCACTGCTGCACATCGACCATCCGGTAACACCCTACAAGTCGTGGGAGTTTGGGACCAATCGCAAGCTGTATTACGAAGCCCATGCCACTGCCCAGGAAATGGCCGACCTTCATCGCAGAGTCTTTGAGGGAGGCGATTTGACGCCGGAACAGCTGGCGACAGTCGATACGGAATCCATAGGTGAGGAGGTCGCTCGCCTGCTGATCGAAGGCGGAATTTCATCCAGAGTATCCAAGGCGGTTCGTGCGATTCAGCGTGTTGCCGACAAACTCACGGAAGCCGGGCTGAATCCGATGCCCCGGTTCATGGTTTTGTTTGGTTCTCGTGGCAGGCGTGAAGAATCCGAGAGCAGCGATGTCGATCTGCTTCTGTTGTACCAAAATGGGGGCGTTCGTGATTTCTATGTGACGCCAGGCGAAGGCAAACATCGGCTGGAGCTGGAACTTTCCGGGATCGACAAGTTCGAATCCATCTCCATCGCTCCCGCCATGTACGGTGGCAGTAGTTCTCTGGAGCTCTCCAAGCTGGCAGGCGCTCGCCTGATTGATGGCGAGGACAAGTTGTTCTGCGAATGGCGTGATTCTGTCCTGACGACGGGTCTGGAATGCGGTCGAGCCTACTGGCTGATGATCATTGCCGGATTGAGTCTCCGATCCGGAGAACTCGGCGGTATGCGAACCCTGCTGATCAGGGCTTTCCGCCAGATTGTCAGTCATACGCAGCTGGGATCCATGGAACGGGATCTTGAGATCCTTCGCCTGCTGGAGGAGCGGCAGTTTGAAGAGGCGGCCGGGCCGATGATCCAATTGCTTGACCTGGAAGCACCGGACTGGCGATATGACACAGGGATTGGTCTGCGGAGTTTCGTCAACCAGGTGCCGGAAGTCTGGACCGCAATTCACTGGCTCTGGGAAATCGTCATCAGCCGTCCGATTGAGAAAGTAGAGGCGGTGTCATAGTGGAAGCCGTGTGATAACGTTCTTTCCAACGGAATGACTTCAGAATCGTTTGCAGGCATGATGCAGCGATACCAGTTCCGTTCCATTCAGGAATCAGGCCTAATTCCATGTCGCCTCTCCGAAGTGATTCAGTGAAGTTCTTTCGCCTACTAGCTCTTTGCCTGATACCCCTCGCGTTCAGGGCGAATACCGTTCAGGGCTCAAGCAATCCGGATACGCGCCCGAATCTTATTCTGATACTGGCAGACGATCTGGGTTGGGCTGATCTCGGATGTTACGGCAATCAATACAATGAAAGCCCCCGCATCGATCAACTCGCCGCAATGGGGATGCGCTGGACGCAATTCTACGCTGGCCCTGTGTGTTCTCCCACGCGAGCCAATATTCAGTCTGGTCAGGATCAGGCTCGATTCGGAATAACGCAGCACATCCCCGGGCACCGAAGACCATTTGCAAAACTGCGTGACCCCGAAGTGCCCCGACAACTTCCTCTGGAGGTGACGACATTCGCCGAACTGCTCGGGAAAGCGGGCTACAAGACCGGCTACTTTGGAAAGTGGCATCTGGGCGGCACTGGCTTTGGCCCAAAGGATCAAGGCTGGCAGACTGCCGTTGAAACTCAGGGAAATACTCTTTCACCAGCGATGGCGAAAGTCGCCGGTACAGATCGAATGGCCGAATATCTGACAAACATGGCCGTTGATTTCATTGAACAGAATCGTGACCAGCCATTTCTGCTTCAGGTATCACACACGGCCGTACACATCCCGCTTTCCACAACAAAATCCAGGCGTGAGAAATATCAACAAAAGCCTGCGGCCAGTAATTATCCGTCACGGCCGGATTATGCCGGACTCATTGAAGAACTTGACGAAAGCGTTGGACGCATTCTGGACACGATCGAACGACTTCAGTTGTCAGGCAGAACATTAATCATCTTTACATCTGACAACGGCGGGCTTGAAACCGAACAGAATGGCACAATCACCACGTCTAACAAACCACTGCGTCGAGAAAAAGGCACGCTCTACGAGGGCGGAATCCGGGTTCCGATGATCGCCTGCTGGCAAAACAAAGTTCAACCGGGGACGAAGACAGATGAGATTGCCAGCACCATCGATCTATTCGCAACGTTCGCAGATCTTGCAGGTTGTCAGCTTCCGAAGACACAACCAAACGACGGGATCAGCCTGAAAGGAGTGCTTCAGGATGCAAGCTGTTCACTGCCTGAGCGTGCCCTGTTCTGGCATCTTCCCCACTACCACCACAGTACGCCTGCGAGCGCGATTCGAATGGGCGGTTATAAACTGCTGGAATTCCACGAAGACCACCGACTGGAACTCTATGATCTCAACAATGACATCGGAGAATCCACCAACCTGAGCGTCACCCGAACAGATATGGCTGCACGCCTGCACACAGCCCTGCAGACATGGAGGCACCAGGTTGGAGCGAGAATGCCCGAACCAAATCCCGACTACGACGCCGAACGATCCACGGAGCTGGCAAAACCCAATGGTGGTGTTCAGAAAAAAGAAAAACGCCGGAGACCCGTTAAAGACGGCAGATAGCCCGCGTCCGCGATGGACAGGTTGACAGTCAGACGACTCCGTTTCATTCAGGAATCTGCGAATTCGATTGAACCAATCCTGCATGCCACACACTTCAGTAGTCATGCCCCGCACGTCTCACTGAAGGATTCAACGGATGAACTCATTTCGCTTAACGGTACTCCTTGCATGCCTGTTCACTTACTGTGTGTCCGCGGCTGCGATATCGACAGAATGGAATCCTTCTCTGTCCGCAGAACAGAAGGCTGAGGCACCGCCCTCGGGTCCGTCTTACAGGAGTGACAGTGACAGCGGAAACGACATCACACCCTCTGAATGTACGCCCACTCTCGACACACCGCTGGCCCGAGTGTATCAGCATCTGCTTTCCCTTCGACAAAAACATGCGAACTTCGTCGATGATGGAAACACACGAAAGGCAGATGAACTGCAGCAGCAAATCCAAAGCGTGGAGCGACCGTTCCGCCACGCCGTATCAATGCCGTGCCACGCCGAACCCTTCATACATGCTGTCGGAGCCTACACGCAGAAAAACCACAACGACGTCGTCGTCGTCAATGTGACCGATGACACCGGACCAGTGATCCTCGTCCTGACCGGCTACAGCGAAATCAACTGGCAGGTCAAATGTGCAGACGAGGTTCAGATCGATTTCATTATCTGCACCGGCTATTGCGATCAAAGGGTCACATGTGTTCCCGATGGAATTCCGGTACTCAATTTTTCGTACTACCACAATTCAGGTGAGTACGCCTACGCTTACGGTGCGGACCGAACTCAATGGGATGACCTGGACGTCTTCATCCGCAAACAAACCGGAGGATTATCCATTCGAACAGCCCTTGGGTCATACTACGCGCATGAGACGTACGAAGTAGGCCCCCGGAATGTGGAATGGCGAATCCAGATGCTGGACAGCCTCATCGGTCAAGGCAACACGCCCACGGAACAGGACAGGTAAACTCTATTGTCGCGCCACGACTGCACCGTGACCTTGTCGGAAAGCCGGGCATACGTTCAGACCAGCTCATGCATCGGAAGGTGACCCGGATCCACCAAGTACTGCGGGACACCGGACTGGTCGAAAACACGGGTATTCTCGCTGTCAATGCCAGCGCATTTGTAAAGAGTGGCGAAGACTTCCTGAAACTTGACCGGGCGAATTTGCGGCACTTCGCCATAGCGATTCGTTGAACCAACCACCTGCCCGGTTCGC
This window contains:
- a CDS encoding sialidase family protein, which encodes MSARSPYTHSLDRRNVLRTMCASAAGAVAWTGLHLSAQAGTANKSLAVPKFELLDLKTFSLPDDRYYGWPTVARQKNGRLLVVASGGRERHVCPFGRVDLIQSDDSGDTWSFARTIADGPIDDRDAGIIETSHGTLLATTFTSLAYLPTLQKAIESAGTDKPLMKPEQLARWQAAHRRLPEGQHKEHTACWLLRSEDNGLSWSSPYRCPVNSPHGPINLSDGTLLYAGKMLWEEPNKVGVCRSEDDGRTWKWLADIPTRPGDDHKNYHELHAVEASDGRLVVHIRNHNKTNAGETLQCHSTDGGLTWSMPASIGVWGMPSHLMKLKDGRLLMSYGHRRKPLGNQIRLSSDNGESWSEAIVLYGDGATGDLGYPSTVEFDDGRLLTVWYELMPETGMSQLRAARWKLVD
- a CDS encoding BLUF domain-containing protein yields the protein MNDDLHLLVYTSEYTGNQNSLTKDLSDILEVAKRNNAANGITGVMFHQNGRFLQFLEGEESQLRKLTAKLKADNRHRAMEYLFDESLDYRGFPDWSMDCFQLRRDEELNLEFLELIRDSYRRNFKTRPAALVQVFKGFINESVLQ
- a CDS encoding sulfatase, which gives rise to MKFFRLLALCLIPLAFRANTVQGSSNPDTRPNLILILADDLGWADLGCYGNQYNESPRIDQLAAMGMRWTQFYAGPVCSPTRANIQSGQDQARFGITQHIPGHRRPFAKLRDPEVPRQLPLEVTTFAELLGKAGYKTGYFGKWHLGGTGFGPKDQGWQTAVETQGNTLSPAMAKVAGTDRMAEYLTNMAVDFIEQNRDQPFLLQVSHTAVHIPLSTTKSRREKYQQKPAASNYPSRPDYAGLIEELDESVGRILDTIERLQLSGRTLIIFTSDNGGLETEQNGTITTSNKPLRREKGTLYEGGIRVPMIACWQNKVQPGTKTDEIASTIDLFATFADLAGCQLPKTQPNDGISLKGVLQDASCSLPERALFWHLPHYHHSTPASAIRMGGYKLLEFHEDHRLELYDLNNDIGESTNLSVTRTDMAARLHTALQTWRHQVGARMPEPNPDYDAERSTELAKPNGGVQKKEKRRRPVKDGR